The region TAAAGGCTGCAAACTTAGTAAATAAATTTTAATGTAAAAAACACAGTTTTTGGTTTTTTACAAGCTATTCAAATTTATATGTGTCAATTTGCATTATTGTTAATCTATTAATGGGTTTGTAAGCTAAATCTTCGTTCTACTTTAAAAGATTGAATATATAGTCTTTTTTGGTTAAATTAGTATCATATATGAATTTTCGATTTTTATTTGTCTGCATACTCATTTTCTCACAAATTACACTCATTGCACAAAAAAAAGAAAACGGAATAGTTTCTTCTAATAAGTACAATGCCCCAGAAACTCAAGATGGGTCTGGTTCATTGGGTATAATTTACAATAAAAGTGCATGTGGGCTCAATTATTTTCAATATTCAAAAATAACAACTAATCGTATGGGAGGGGGCAGCGGATTTCCAACAACGCTTACAGTATCTGCACTGCCAGAGTGTACATACCTAGATACGGCATTTTTGTGGATTGGGGGGTCATACAAAGGGTCTATTAATAATGCTACAGTAACCATAACAGACCCAAGTAATAATTCTATTTCCTACGCACCACATATATCTGGAACTGGAGGTGACAAATGTTGGAGTGAAGATGGTACAGTAACATACAGAATTGATGTTACTCAATCATTTATTGGTAATGGAGTTTACACTATTGATATAACAGGCGTAACCAACCCTAACTATTGGTTGGATGGAGTAAATTTAATAGTTATTTATAGAGATAGACAAGCAAGTTATTATGCAACCTTAGTAATTGAAGACGGTAATATTACAAATGGCAGCGGAGGATCTAGAAGTGATATGATGACTGGGTTTGTAGCTTGTGGAAATTCAAGTTATGCTCGTGGTTTTTTAATTGTTTCGGACGTTCAAGCCAACGCAGGGCCTACATATCAAGGAACTATAAATGGAATAACCTCAGTTTATAATAAAAAATTCTGGAACTTTGATACCGTTTTAACTTCTGTTACTGCAGGACAAACTTCAGCTACGTTTGGAGTCGATGCCCCTGGAGATTGTTATACTATATATGCTACAGGCCTTTATTTCCAAACAAACTCATGTGTAACCTGCACTCCTGTTATTGATATAACGGGAAGCTCTATCACAAACCCAACATGCAACGGGCTATGCGATGGTTCTATAAACTTATCTGCAATAGGTGGCCAATTACCATACTCCTATACACTTGATGGAACTCCAGGTATTACATCCAAAAGCAATGTATGTGATGGAAAATATTTATACGCTATTAAGGATTCTCAAGGATGCATTGTAAAAGATACAATTGATATAATTGAGCCGCCTATTTTAACCCCAACAATAGTTTCTGTTGATAGTGTTCAGTGTAATGGAGGATCTGATGGAGTAATTACAGCTAGTGTTAGTGGAGGTACTCCAACGTATTCTTACAGTTGGAGTAATTCATCTACAAATCAGAATGCCTCACTTTTAAGCAGCGGCAATTACACACTTACAGTTACTGACATAAACGGCTGTACAGCCAACATATCTAGTGTCGTTTTAGAACCAGATCCAATTACACTATCTATATCTACCGCTCCTACCTCATGTATAATGAA is a window of Bacteroidota bacterium DNA encoding:
- a CDS encoding gliding motility-associated C-terminal domain-containing protein, with the protein product MNFRFLFVCILIFSQITLIAQKKENGIVSSNKYNAPETQDGSGSLGIIYNKSACGLNYFQYSKITTNRMGGGSGFPTTLTVSALPECTYLDTAFLWIGGSYKGSINNATVTITDPSNNSISYAPHISGTGGDKCWSEDGTVTYRIDVTQSFIGNGVYTIDITGVTNPNYWLDGVNLIVIYRDRQASYYATLVIEDGNITNGSGGSRSDMMTGFVACGNSSYARGFLIVSDVQANAGPTYQGTINGITSVYNKKFWNFDTVLTSVTAGQTSATFGVDAPGDCYTIYATGLYFQTNSCVTCTPVIDITGSSITNPTCNGLCDGSINLSAIGGQLPYSYTLDGTPGITSKSNVCDGKYLYAIKDSQGCIVKDTIDIIEPPILTPTIVSVDSVQCNGGSDGVITASVSGGTPTYSYSWSNSSTNQNASLLSSGNYTLTVTDINGCTANISSVVLEPDPITLSISTAPTSCIMNDGSAIANTIGGVGNYNYSWSNGETSNIISGLGVGSYTLQVIDGNLCTANGNATIIFASPFPTADFTINPTSPSIIYSTVNFINKSSGATNYLWNFGDTSNYTTNTSNDASPYYNYQNLGVYCASLIVVNEYSCKDTAELCFEVKQDFSFFISNSFSPNGDMINDDFFAFGVGISEFQLIIFDRWGIQTYNSGKVESPEKAIPWNGKYQNMGNKLAQQDVYVWKAYITDVFGKLHSFVGHVNLIR